A genomic stretch from Candidatus Dormiibacterota bacterium includes:
- the rodA gene encoding rod shape-determining protein RodA has translation MAVLTLGSGAKRYFRNFNWSLASACVLISVIGIMCIQSADVHNPDAAGEFRKQILYLVLGTPLMIGFSLIDYRNWQRWAPALYGLNLVLLLFILRGGHSALGAQRWISLGPLGTFQPSEPAKLVLAIAIAAVLCRGSYERLQDIWKPLVVVAIPALLIVKQPDLGTSLVILAMLTAQLFFGLPKLGDFAIYMMGVFVVAATAVGTNVVLKPFQKARLFVFLNPKADPQGAGYNLNQSKIAVGNGEWLGRGLHHGTQTQLNFVPEHSRDFIFTVLAEEFGFVGAAVLLVLYAMILFGGVRAMFAARDRFGFLLASGLVAMLTFHIVVNIGMTIGIMPITGIPLPFMSYGGSAILTNFAAVGVLLNIYSQKDRGVLGNA, from the coding sequence ATGGCCGTTCTGACGCTCGGTAGCGGAGCCAAACGCTACTTTAGGAATTTCAACTGGTCGCTCGCAAGCGCGTGCGTGCTGATTTCCGTTATCGGCATCATGTGTATTCAGTCGGCCGACGTGCACAATCCCGACGCCGCGGGCGAGTTTCGCAAGCAGATACTCTATCTCGTTCTGGGCACGCCGTTGATGATCGGCTTTTCGCTCATCGACTACCGCAACTGGCAGCGTTGGGCACCCGCGCTCTACGGCCTCAACCTCGTCCTCCTGCTGTTCATCCTGCGCGGTGGCCACAGCGCGCTCGGCGCCCAACGGTGGATATCGCTGGGCCCGCTCGGGACGTTCCAGCCTTCGGAGCCGGCCAAGCTGGTGCTGGCGATCGCGATTGCGGCGGTGCTCTGTCGCGGGAGTTACGAGCGCTTGCAAGACATCTGGAAGCCGTTGGTCGTGGTTGCAATCCCGGCATTGCTCATCGTCAAGCAACCGGATCTTGGAACGTCGCTCGTCATCCTGGCCATGCTCACCGCCCAACTCTTCTTCGGTTTACCCAAGCTGGGTGATTTCGCAATCTACATGATGGGCGTCTTCGTCGTGGCCGCGACGGCGGTCGGCACCAACGTCGTTCTCAAACCGTTCCAAAAGGCGCGCCTCTTCGTTTTTCTCAATCCGAAAGCCGACCCGCAAGGAGCCGGCTACAATCTCAATCAATCGAAAATCGCCGTCGGCAACGGCGAGTGGTTGGGACGCGGCTTGCATCACGGGACGCAAACGCAACTCAATTTCGTACCCGAACATTCGCGGGATTTCATTTTCACCGTCTTGGCGGAGGAGTTCGGTTTCGTCGGTGCGGCGGTACTGCTGGTTCTTTATGCCATGATTTTATTCGGGGGCGTTCGCGCCATGTTCGCTGCGCGCGATCGATTCGGATTTCTGCTGGCGAGCGGCTTGGTTGCGATGCTGACGTTTCATATCGTGGTCAATATCGGCATGACCATCGGCATCATGCCGATTACCGGCATCCCGCTGCCCTTTATGTCGTACGGCGGTTCGGCCATTCTCACCAATTTTGCCGCGGTCGGCGTTTTGTTGAACATCTACTCGCAGAAAGACCGCGGCGTTCTCGGCAACGCCTAA